In the genome of Fusobacterium necrogenes, one region contains:
- a CDS encoding TlyA family RNA methyltransferase gives MKERLDVLLVKRGFFPDKEKAQRAIMAGLVMVNEKKLDKSGTLIKLDKEPNIRVRGESLKYVSRGGFKLEKAISIFELNFKGKKVLDVGASTGGFTDCALQNGAEFVYSVDVGTNQLDWRLRNNPRVKSLENMHIRDLTLNDIDGNLVDYIVMDVSFISIKKIIRDLVKFFKAETKLMALIKPQFEVEKGHITKGGIVKDRARHIEVIKDIIEYGRKEGLYLEGLDFSPITGTKGNVEYISLFGRNFFREVNIDVEEIVERGKSLGGTV, from the coding sequence ATGAAAGAAAGATTAGATGTACTACTGGTAAAAAGAGGCTTTTTTCCTGATAAAGAGAAAGCTCAGCGGGCTATTATGGCTGGACTTGTTATGGTGAATGAAAAAAAACTAGATAAAAGTGGGACTTTAATAAAATTAGATAAAGAACCCAATATAAGAGTAAGGGGAGAGTCTTTAAAATATGTGAGCCGTGGAGGATTTAAATTAGAAAAAGCCATATCGATTTTTGAATTAAATTTTAAAGGGAAAAAAGTTTTAGATGTAGGAGCATCGACAGGAGGATTTACAGATTGTGCTTTGCAAAATGGAGCGGAATTTGTATACTCAGTTGATGTGGGGACTAATCAATTAGATTGGAGATTAAGAAATAATCCTCGGGTAAAATCTCTAGAAAATATGCATATAAGAGATTTGACTTTAAATGATATAGATGGTAATTTAGTAGATTATATAGTTATGGATGTTTCATTTATCTCTATAAAAAAAATAATTAGAGATTTAGTTAAATTTTTTAAAGCTGAAACTAAACTTATGGCTCTTATAAAACCACAATTTGAAGTTGAAAAAGGACATATAACAAAAGGTGGAATAGTTAAAGATAGGGCTAGACATATAGAGGTAATAAAAGATATAATAGAATATGGGAGAAAAGAGGGACTTTATTTGGAAGGATTAGATTTTTCTCCAATTACAGGAACAAAAGGAAATGTCGAGTATATATCTCTTTTTGGACGTAATTTTTTTAGAGAGGTAAACATAGATGTAGAAGAGATTGTAGAAAGAGGGAAAAGTTTAGGAGGGACAGTATGA
- a CDS encoding S41 family peptidase has product MKGILKSKLLIVLLSVLIFINCFGKQENKASATKNTEESVGFLSNIRQLKELSDIMDVINQNYVGEKEVDRKSLMQGALKGMIESLGDPHSNYFTKEQLENFKEDIKGKYVGVGMVVQKRVNEPLIVVSPIEDGPAYKAGMKPKDKIIAIDGESTYNLTSEEAVDKLKGKENTKVKVTVVRDGVKEPKEVEITRAVVELKYVKSKMIDEKNKIGYLRLTQFGENVYPDTVKALEELQKQGMRALVLDLRSNPGGALDQAIKISSIFLKEGRVVSVKSKNGEEEVSNREGKYYGDFPLVVLINGGSASASEIVAGAVKDNKRGILVGEKSFGKGSVQTLVTLPDGDGIKLTIAKYYTPSGVCIHGIGIEPDVKVEEKNGYMLFDSVVTNIDEKGTKENKKELIKEVVGEKEAKEYENHQDIQLDTAIGILKGILLKNK; this is encoded by the coding sequence ATGAAAGGAATACTAAAAAGTAAATTATTAATAGTATTACTATCAGTTTTAATATTTATTAATTGTTTTGGAAAACAAGAAAATAAAGCAAGTGCTACTAAAAATACTGAAGAATCGGTAGGTTTTTTATCTAATATTAGACAGTTAAAAGAACTATCAGATATAATGGATGTCATTAATCAAAACTATGTAGGAGAAAAAGAAGTAGATAGAAAATCCCTTATGCAGGGAGCTTTAAAAGGAATGATAGAATCTTTAGGAGATCCACACTCTAATTATTTTACAAAAGAGCAATTAGAAAATTTTAAAGAAGATATAAAAGGAAAGTATGTAGGAGTTGGAATGGTAGTGCAAAAAAGAGTAAACGAACCATTAATAGTAGTATCCCCTATTGAGGATGGACCTGCATATAAAGCTGGAATGAAGCCAAAAGACAAAATAATAGCAATAGATGGAGAGTCTACTTATAATCTTACAAGTGAAGAGGCTGTAGATAAATTAAAAGGAAAAGAAAATACTAAAGTAAAAGTTACAGTTGTAAGAGATGGAGTAAAAGAACCTAAGGAAGTTGAAATAACAAGAGCAGTTGTAGAACTTAAATATGTAAAAAGTAAGATGATAGACGAGAAAAATAAAATAGGATATTTAAGACTTACTCAATTTGGAGAAAATGTGTATCCAGATACTGTAAAAGCTTTGGAAGAGTTGCAAAAACAAGGTATGAGGGCTTTAGTTCTTGACTTAAGAAGTAATCCAGGAGGAGCTTTAGATCAAGCTATTAAAATATCTTCTATATTTCTAAAAGAGGGAAGAGTAGTAAGTGTAAAGTCTAAAAATGGCGAGGAAGAAGTTTCGAATAGAGAAGGAAAATATTATGGAGATTTTCCACTTGTAGTTCTTATAAATGGAGGAAGTGCTTCAGCTTCTGAAATTGTTGCTGGAGCTGTAAAAGATAATAAAAGAGGTATTTTAGTTGGAGAGAAAAGTTTTGGAAAGGGAAGTGTACAAACTTTAGTTACTTTACCAGATGGAGATGGGATAAAACTTACAATTGCTAAATATTATACACCTAGTGGGGTATGTATCCACGGAATAGGAATAGAACCAGACGTTAAGGTAGAGGAAAAAAATGGATATATGCTATTTGATAGTGTTGTAACAAATATAGATGAAAAAGGAACAAAAGAGAATAAGAAAGAATTAATAAAAGAAGTAGTAGGAGAAAAAGAAGCAAAAGAGTATGAAAATCATCAAGATATTCAGCTGGATACTGCTATTGGAATTTTAAAAGGGATACTACTAAAGAATAAATAG
- the rsmI gene encoding 16S rRNA (cytidine(1402)-2'-O)-methyltransferase, protein MLYIVATPIGNLEDMTLRGIRILKEVNYIFAEDTRVTKKLLNHFEIENVVYRYDEFTKMHQITNIINLLKEGKDIALVTDAGTPCISDPGYELVDAAHKEGLKVVPIPGASALTASASVAGLSMRRFCFEGFLPKKKGRQTLLKSLAHEERTIIIYESPFRIEKTLRDIEEFIGIREIVIIREITKIYEEIMRGSTTELIERLSKNPIKGEIVLLVKGLED, encoded by the coding sequence ATGTTATATATAGTAGCAACACCTATTGGAAATCTTGAAGATATGACTTTGAGAGGAATTCGTATTTTAAAAGAGGTAAATTATATTTTTGCTGAAGATACAAGAGTTACTAAAAAATTATTAAATCATTTTGAAATAGAAAATGTTGTATACAGATACGATGAATTTACAAAAATGCATCAGATAACTAATATAATAAATCTTTTAAAAGAAGGAAAGGATATAGCATTAGTTACGGATGCAGGTACACCTTGCATATCTGATCCAGGATATGAGTTAGTAGATGCAGCACATAAAGAGGGATTAAAAGTAGTTCCAATACCTGGAGCAAGTGCTCTTACAGCTTCTGCTTCAGTAGCTGGACTTAGTATGAGAAGATTTTGTTTTGAAGGTTTTTTACCTAAGAAAAAAGGGAGACAAACTTTGTTAAAGTCATTAGCTCATGAAGAAAGAACAATAATTATATATGAGTCTCCATTTAGAATTGAAAAAACGTTAAGAGATATAGAAGAGTTTATAGGTATAAGAGAAATAGTAATTATTCGAGAAATAACTAAAATATATGAAGAGATAATGAGAGGGAGTACCACTGAACTTATTGAAAGATTATCTAAAAATCCTATCAAAGGAGAGATAGTTCTTTTAGTTAAAGGTCTAGAGGATTAG